A genomic segment from Streptomyces antibioticus encodes:
- a CDS encoding AAA domain-containing protein: MEEAVEEGVEGGAAGAGAVLDPGTAAGRATDAILRDTLHGTARGVVVDSPPGAGKSTLVVRAALELADVGRPLMVVAQTNAQVDDLVLRLAEKSPGLPVGRLHSSDADPYDKALDALDNVRKSAKAADLAGLPVVISTAAKWAHVKVDEPWRHAIVDEAYQMRSDGLLAVAGLFERALFVGDPGQLDPFAIVGSEQWAGLSYDPSASAVTTLLAHNPELPQHRLPVSWRLPASAAPLVSDAFYPYTPFRSGTGHGDRRLSFAVPSDGSGPDRVIDEAAESGWGLLELPARHTPRTDPEAVRAVAVVVRRLLDRGGAATSERSPDPSPLTADRVAVGTAHRDQAAAVRAALAELGVTDVTVDTANRLQGMEFDVTVVLHPLSGRPDATAFHLETGRLCVLASRHRHACVVVCRAGVGDLLDDYPSTEPVQLGTLVKFPDGWEANHAVLAHLGEHRVRWSP; this comes from the coding sequence ATCGAGGAAGCCGTCGAGGAAGGCGTCGAGGGAGGCGCGGCGGGGGCCGGGGCCGTCCTCGACCCCGGTACCGCCGCCGGACGCGCGACGGACGCGATCCTGCGGGACACCCTGCACGGCACCGCGCGCGGGGTGGTCGTGGACTCCCCGCCCGGGGCCGGCAAGTCCACGCTCGTGGTCCGCGCGGCGCTGGAACTCGCCGACGTGGGGCGCCCGTTGATGGTGGTCGCGCAGACCAACGCGCAGGTGGACGACCTGGTGCTGCGGCTCGCCGAGAAGAGCCCCGGGCTGCCGGTGGGCCGGCTGCACAGCAGTGACGCCGACCCCTACGACAAGGCGCTCGACGCGCTGGACAACGTCCGCAAGTCGGCGAAGGCCGCCGATCTCGCCGGGCTGCCGGTCGTCATCTCCACGGCGGCCAAGTGGGCGCATGTGAAGGTCGACGAGCCGTGGCGGCACGCGATCGTGGACGAGGCGTACCAGATGCGCTCGGACGGGCTGCTGGCGGTGGCCGGGCTGTTCGAGCGGGCGCTGTTCGTGGGCGACCCGGGGCAGCTCGACCCGTTCGCGATCGTGGGCAGCGAGCAGTGGGCGGGCCTGTCGTACGACCCGTCGGCCTCGGCGGTGACGACCCTGCTGGCCCACAACCCCGAACTGCCGCAGCACCGGCTGCCGGTGTCCTGGCGGCTCCCGGCGTCGGCGGCGCCGCTGGTCTCGGACGCCTTCTACCCGTACACGCCGTTCCGCAGCGGCACCGGGCACGGCGACCGCCGGCTCTCCTTCGCCGTGCCCTCGGACGGCTCCGGTCCCGACCGGGTGATCGACGAGGCGGCGGAGTCCGGCTGGGGCCTGCTGGAGCTGCCCGCGCGGCACACGCCCCGCACCGACCCGGAGGCGGTCCGGGCGGTGGCCGTCGTCGTACGGCGGCTCCTCGACCGGGGCGGCGCGGCGACGTCGGAGCGCTCACCGGACCCGAGCCCGCTGACCGCGGACCGGGTGGCCGTCGGCACCGCCCACCGCGACCAGGCGGCGGCGGTGCGCGCCGCGCTGGCCGAGCTGGGGGTGACGGACGTGACCGTGGACACCGCGAACCGGCTCCAGGGCATGGAGTTCGACGTCACGGTCGTCCTCCACCCGCTCTCCGGCCGCCCGGACGCCACCGCCTTCCACCTGGAGACCGGCCGCCTGTGCGTCCTGGCCTCCCGCCACCGGCACGCGTGCGTGGTGGTCTGCCGGGCGGGCGTCGGCGACCTCCTCGACGACTACCCGTCCACGGAACCGGTCCAACTGGGAACGCTGGTGAAGTTCCCCGACGGCTGGGAGGCGAACCACGCGGTGCTGGCGCACCTCGGGGAACATCGGGTGCGGTGGAGCCCCTGA
- a CDS encoding sigma factor-like helix-turn-helix DNA-binding protein, which yields MNDDVGSSTPAPAPGTVARPLVPGGRSGTLVHHGPPSTASSAGGREADAEKAMAELIDSMPPEFWQFHARYARAYYAYTLIHLGDEAVSRYLVDMTFVYLAMDWRHVAPRPDHYAWSLLKDRVAAELEERGRTPAATETLAFSRAVQAAAAPFLASFRERFRAAYGCRDGELADEIELFEHMARLSERHFDVLVLQKALGFSTRDTALIMGVSPATVRSTRRNAKERLAAAMGCRLDPDPDPDADPDD from the coding sequence GTGAACGACGACGTAGGCAGCTCCACGCCCGCGCCCGCCCCCGGCACCGTGGCACGGCCCCTCGTGCCCGGAGGGCGCTCGGGCACCCTGGTTCACCACGGTCCCCCGTCCACCGCGTCCTCGGCCGGCGGCCGGGAGGCCGACGCGGAGAAGGCGATGGCCGAACTCATCGACTCCATGCCGCCGGAGTTCTGGCAGTTCCACGCGCGCTACGCCCGGGCGTACTACGCGTACACGCTGATCCACCTCGGCGACGAGGCCGTCAGCCGCTACCTGGTCGACATGACCTTCGTCTACCTCGCCATGGACTGGCGCCATGTGGCCCCCCGTCCTGACCACTACGCCTGGTCGCTGCTGAAGGACCGGGTGGCCGCCGAACTGGAGGAGCGGGGCCGCACACCGGCCGCGACGGAGACGCTGGCCTTCAGCCGCGCCGTCCAGGCCGCCGCGGCTCCGTTCCTGGCCTCGTTCCGTGAACGCTTCCGCGCGGCCTACGGATGCCGGGACGGCGAACTCGCGGACGAAATAGAGCTGTTCGAGCACATGGCACGGCTCAGCGAGCGCCACTTCGACGTCCTCGTGCTCCAGAAGGCGCTGGGGTTCAGCACCAGGGACACGGCTCTGATCATGGGCGTCAGTCCGGCGACGGTCCGCTCGACCCGCCGCAACGCCAAGGAGCGGCTGGCGGCCGCCATGGGATGCCGGCTCGACCCCGACCCCGACCCCGACGCCGACCCCGACGACTAG